The Corynebacterium renale genome includes a region encoding these proteins:
- a CDS encoding SLC13 family permease, producing MTELGTTYRTSTVAPAPEEPQRSLPGLIARGLGAVAVAAVWLAPYPEGVAADARTTLGVFAVAVWLWVFSKISDTFVALLAASALVLIGVIDVEALFAPLGDDTVWLLIGAFIIAAAVTSSGLAVRVAVYLSAGVTSPRVLVHLLTLAAVCTAFAVPATSGRAALILPVFVALQPVVPAWLSRVLALALPSVVLFSAVASLIGAGAHLITNQILEGADLASFSFTQWMLLGLPLALVSSHLAAEIILRVLSTRAQRGETLRITREALGGANPGPAAGRLSPKETRAVFVLAVAVLLWFTEGVHGIPPAMVAVLGALLITSPYLGTQDLGKTVKKVPWSLLLFMTATIALSHALSVSGAANLLTAWIPAGVPGWVFVLLVIVVSTAAHLVIQSRSARSAVLVPLVVAMAPAAGVSPVAAAFISTAAAGFCHTLPASAKPLAIFLGDEEDPNYNTRDLLKIAAFLAPMHVAVIAAFAFLIWPVLGLPLFM from the coding sequence GTGACGGAACTTGGAACAACGTACCGTACCTCCACGGTCGCGCCCGCGCCTGAGGAACCGCAGCGCAGCCTGCCTGGTCTGATTGCGCGGGGCCTCGGCGCGGTAGCGGTGGCGGCCGTGTGGCTGGCGCCGTACCCGGAGGGCGTGGCGGCCGATGCGCGCACCACGCTTGGCGTGTTCGCGGTCGCGGTGTGGCTGTGGGTGTTCTCGAAAATCTCGGACACGTTCGTGGCCCTCCTGGCCGCCAGCGCCCTGGTGCTTATCGGGGTCATTGATGTGGAGGCGCTCTTTGCCCCGCTTGGCGACGACACCGTCTGGCTGCTTATCGGCGCGTTCATCATTGCCGCGGCGGTGACGTCGTCAGGTTTGGCGGTCCGGGTGGCGGTGTACCTATCCGCCGGGGTGACCAGCCCGCGCGTGCTCGTGCACCTGCTCACTTTGGCTGCGGTGTGCACGGCGTTCGCGGTACCCGCGACGAGTGGGCGCGCGGCTTTGATCCTTCCGGTGTTCGTGGCGTTGCAGCCGGTGGTGCCGGCGTGGCTGTCGCGAGTACTGGCGTTGGCGTTGCCGTCGGTGGTGTTGTTTTCGGCGGTGGCCAGCCTCATTGGGGCGGGCGCGCACCTGATTACGAACCAGATTCTGGAGGGCGCGGACCTGGCCAGTTTCAGCTTCACGCAGTGGATGCTGCTGGGTTTGCCGTTGGCGCTGGTGTCTTCGCACTTGGCGGCGGAGATCATCCTCCGCGTGTTGAGTACTCGCGCCCAGCGCGGCGAAACGCTGCGCATCACGCGGGAGGCGCTGGGCGGCGCGAACCCCGGCCCAGCAGCCGGCCGCCTCAGCCCGAAGGAGACGCGCGCCGTCTTCGTGCTGGCGGTGGCGGTCCTGCTGTGGTTTACCGAAGGGGTGCACGGCATCCCGCCTGCGATGGTCGCGGTGTTGGGCGCCCTGCTGATCACTTCCCCGTACCTGGGCACTCAGGATTTGGGCAAGACGGTGAAGAAGGTGCCGTGGTCGTTGCTGCTGTTCATGACGGCCACCATCGCTTTGTCCCATGCGCTGAGCGTGTCGGGGGCGGCGAACCTGCTCACGGCGTGGATCCCGGCGGGCGTGCCGGGCTGGGTGTTCGTGCTGTTGGTGATCGTGGTGTCCACGGCGGCGCATCTGGTGATCCAGTCGCGGTCGGCGCGCTCGGCGGTGCTGGTGCCGCTGGTTGTGGCGATGGCCCCGGCCGCGGGTGTGAGCCCGGTGGCGGCGGCGTTCATTTCGACGGCGGCGGCTGGGTTCTGTCACACGCTGCCGGCGTCGGCGAAGCCTTTGGCAATCTTCCTCGGCGATGAGGAAGACCCCAACTACAACACTCGTGACCTGCTGAAAATCGCCGCGTTCTTGGCGCCGATGCACGTTGCGGTCATCGCCGCATTCGCTTTTCTGATCTGGCCTGTTCTTGGCCTTCCCCTCTTTATGTAA
- a CDS encoding glycerate kinase family protein yields MTMYLPARILVAPSGFKESLSAVEVAESIAAGVRRVLPGVRVDLYPVPDGGEGTVEILADRPGAVTHAAQVTGPVGQQVQATWLEFPDQGVAVMEMASAAGLSLVPRELRDPTATTTYGVGQLLAEILDHGVQRIVVGCGDSGTSDGGAGALRALGARILDANGQELIDGGASLTQAAHIDVSGLHPRLAEVDIVLACNIHNVLTGPRGVAHVFGPQKGATPEQVEELARGLEHWADLLTSTFGVAGLHDAPGSGASGGLGAGLMAVGAQARDRFQVLLEQLPAPQDLDELIEQADLVITAEGAIDFQTPRGKVPAEVARRAQRTGAPVLALAGSLGEGAPRVHEVGISAIASIMTIPMALEDAVRDGRALLTDAAERTIRLLLLGSAVSGRRAEAVRARYIA; encoded by the coding sequence ATGACTATGTATCTTCCAGCTCGAATCCTTGTTGCGCCGTCTGGTTTTAAGGAGTCGCTGTCTGCAGTCGAGGTCGCCGAATCTATCGCGGCCGGGGTGCGCCGCGTCCTCCCCGGCGTGCGCGTGGACTTGTACCCGGTCCCGGATGGTGGGGAGGGGACCGTCGAGATTCTGGCGGACCGCCCCGGTGCCGTCACGCACGCCGCGCAGGTGACCGGGCCCGTCGGCCAGCAGGTGCAGGCCACTTGGCTGGAATTCCCGGACCAGGGCGTGGCCGTCATGGAGATGGCGTCCGCGGCGGGCCTGAGCTTGGTGCCGCGTGAGCTGCGCGACCCGACCGCCACCACCACGTATGGTGTGGGCCAGCTCCTCGCGGAGATTCTCGACCACGGGGTGCAGCGGATTGTCGTCGGCTGCGGCGATTCCGGCACCTCCGACGGCGGGGCCGGCGCCCTGCGCGCACTTGGCGCCCGGATTCTCGACGCGAACGGCCAGGAGCTTATCGACGGTGGCGCCTCCCTCACCCAGGCCGCCCACATCGACGTTTCCGGGCTGCACCCCCGCCTCGCCGAGGTGGATATCGTCCTGGCCTGCAATATCCATAACGTTTTGACCGGCCCGCGCGGCGTGGCGCACGTCTTCGGCCCGCAGAAGGGCGCCACCCCGGAGCAGGTCGAGGAACTTGCCCGCGGCCTGGAACACTGGGCGGACCTTTTGACCAGCACCTTCGGCGTGGCCGGCCTGCACGACGCGCCGGGCTCAGGCGCCTCCGGTGGCCTGGGCGCCGGGCTGATGGCCGTGGGCGCGCAGGCCCGCGACCGGTTCCAGGTCCTCCTGGAACAATTGCCGGCGCCGCAGGACCTGGATGAGCTCATTGAGCAGGCTGACCTGGTAATTACCGCCGAGGGCGCAATCGATTTCCAGACCCCGCGCGGTAAAGTCCCGGCGGAGGTCGCGCGCCGGGCGCAGCGCACCGGCGCGCCAGTCCTGGCGTTGGCCGGTTCCCTCGGCGAGGGCGCCCCGCGCGTCCACGAGGTAGGCATCAGCGCGATTGCGTCGATCATGACGATCCCGATGGCACTCGAGGACGCTGTCCGCGAC